TCTTGATGGTGAACCCCCGGATGTCGGAGCCATCCGCATCCGTGGTAAAGGTAACCACCGTCCCCTCTTTCTTCCCATCGATGATGGTGGTGTTCCTCTCCTCACCGACAAGATAGAGCTGTTTGTCCACCGTTATCCTCTCCTGATATGTACCCACTGATACATCGATATGTTGCCCTTCACTTGCTGCATCTATCGCCTCCTGGATGGTGTCGAACCCCTCTCCCGTCTCCCTTATTACCACCGGCTTTTCGACCACACTACTGGTGCTACTGCTGGTTGTGGTCGTAGAGGTGCTGGTAGTAGTGCTGGTAGTAGGAGCAGAAGGAGAGCTTTGCTTGCAGGAGATGAGAAGCAAGATAACAAAAAGAAAAAGGAAAAAATACACTCTCTTCATTATCTTAATCTCCTTTTTGTTTCCCACAGTCAAATAGCAGTATATAATTTTCTCCTCCTTTTTTCAAACAAAATATACCTTTTTCTAAAAGATGTATTTTATTTAGTTTTGAGCTTCACGAGTTTCAACTTCGCCAAATCGGTGAGAAAACGCTTGACGAAGGAGATATCGGTCTCCCCGAACTCGGCAGAGACGGCGTTTCTTATGAAGAGGAGACTCCGTTTCCCGTTTATGAAGTTCAGTATCTCATACATCTTGGCGCTCATCTTCCCGTCTTTCATCCGGTATTCCCGATAGAAGCGGTATTCTTCAGGAGGGAGATTTTCCTCGAGGAAGTAGTAGGGAAGGGGACCGCGGAATAGCCTTACCGGGATTATCCTTTTCGCCTCCTTTTCCTCTTTGGTTGAGGTGTATCTCGCCGTTTTTATATTATTCAGTACGCATACGGTGCGATAGGCGGTATCGAGCCGTTCCTTCTGCCACCCTACCCAGAGGTGGAAGGTGGGGATTATCTTCTCCACCATCATCCTCGCTCTTTCTGAGCAGGTGAGAGTGGAGGCAGATTTTATCGTTTCCTCCTCCTTCATCCCTCTAAATTCGATCCGATTTACAAGCTGGTGGTAGATCCTCGCCAGCTCCTCAGGTGATGGCTTTTTCCTTCCCGCGGTAAATAGCTCCGTTATCGCCTCACCGGTTGCTTTGGCGAGGCGGGCTGCTCCCTGCTCACTTATGTAATGGGCGAGGGCGAGTGCCTCGGTGTCGCCAGCGTTCGCTATGAAGTAGGCGGATAAGGTGGAGGCAGCTCCTACCCGTTTGAGCTCGGTTGGGTCCACCATCTCCACGGTATCCATACTTGAATGATGGAAGGGATCCCGGGCATGCCCCAGCATCACCGTGGGAACGCCGATAGTGGGATCGGATAGGGGCTCGTGGTCACTTCCGCCGTAGTATTCCGAGATACGATAATTCATCGGTAGCCTTGAACCACGAGGGGAAAAGAGGGAAGTAGCATCAGCCAGGGAAAAGGCGTAAGCTACCACATCGTTTACATAGCTCGGTGCGGAGAAAGGCGTTTCGGTGAGGACGAGGATGGAACCCGTTTTTCCCAGATCCTCCCCCACCATATCGAGGTTGAGCCCCGCTATCCCCTTCTTGCCAAACTCCGGATGTTTTGCCAGATAAGCCATTGTGCCGTGGTATTCGGGCACCCAGAGGAAGCGGATCGTCCTTCTCGGTCTTTCTATCTCGCCCCTATTGATTAAGGCGATCAGGGTCCGGGCGACCTCAAGCATCGAGGCTGAGCCAGAGGCGTTATCGTTTGCCCCGGGGCGGTAGTGGTCGAGATGACCTATCACTATCACCTCTTTATCGGGAAGCTCCCTTCCTTTGATGATTCCGGTTACTACAGGCATCTTCCCATCGAATAGCTCGGCATCTACCTTGGCGTGAAGGACTACTCTTTTGCCGGAGGCGAGGAGTCTCCTTATCTCCCGCGCTTCCCTTTCCGAAAGGGCGAAGCCAAAGCCCGCTTTCGCTCGCTCCTCGCCTTTTGGCATAAGCCGGTGCATCTCGAAGAGATCGGGGAAGGTCAGCCTATCCTCCCTTCCCGAGGGAGCACAGACCACCCCTACCGCTCCCCGCCTTATCACCGCCTCTCGATGGACAGTCCCCCCAGGACCGGTGGCGAGGACGATCTTCCCCTTCACATCCTTTCCCTCATAGTCGGAGGGTGATGTCCCCCTGCCCACATCGATGAGTTCAGCGGTCACATCCGCCTTGTTGCTGTAAGGCATTAGGGAGACCGCGATGTCGGAGAAGCGACAAAGTAGCTTCTCATAAGGTTTCACCATTCTGAACTCCGCCCCTTTAACCCGCCAACCGACCGGAGAGCGCCAGCGGAGGTAGGTCTTGTAGCCATCGGCTAAGAAGTACTCTACCTTTACCTCCTCAAGCCCATACTCCTTAGCCCGGGCGACGACATAATTGACGGCGGCATCGTACTCCGGTCCTCCCCCTCGGATGCGGTGGTAGAGGCTTATGTTGAGCACATGGTATTTGGCGAGCTCACCTGAGTACTCCTCGGCTATCTTCTTCCACAGCTCCCCCTCGATCAGTTTTCCCTGAAACCCGATGAGGGAAAAGGGAAGGAGAATAAGGAGAAAAGCGGAAAGAAGAGATACCCTTTTCATCTTTCTCTCCTTGTTTGGATTAATAATTAAGTTAGAGGAATGTTATAGCACAAACCACCTTCGGGGTAAAGAGGGAGTTGGTTGACAAGAAAAGAGAGATGAGCTAACCTCTTAATTACGATGGAGAAAGAAAAAGGCTATACTTTAGCTGCTTTGATGGTCATCGTAGGGGTGATATGTGTCCTCGTGGCGGTAGCTTTGCCCCTGTGGAGCAGGATCATTACCCGGGAGCGGGAGGAAGAGCTTATCTTCCGGGGAGAGGCGTATAGGAAGGCGATAGTCCGCTTTTGGCGGAAGAATGGGAGGTTACCCTTCACCCTCGATGAGCTTGTATCCTCTAAAGCACTCCGTCGCCTTTATCCCGACCCGATGACCAAGGATGGGAAGTGGGATGTCATCTATTACACTCCCACCGGGCTGATCCGGGGAGCCGAGGATAAATCGCCATTACAGAGCAAAGGCATCATCGGAGTGGCGAGCAGATCGAAGAAGCGTTCGGTGCGGATATATAAGGGGAAGAATCACTACAACGAATGGATATTTATCGCTGCTGAAACTGGTCTTCCTACTATAAGGAAAAAGGGGAAGGCTCCTTTTCCCTCTCAGCTCTCTCCTAAGAAGAAGGAATAACCGATAAGTTTGTAGATGAGCCTTGCTGCGGTAAAGCTTGAAGAGGCGGTAGACTCTCCCCTTGGGTTTAATTCCACGAAGTCGAAGCCGACGATCCTTTTTCTTTCCGCTACCTTGCGGAGGAGGAGGAGGACCTCGTACCAGGAAAGCCCTCCAGGCTCAGGGGAAGAGACAGCTGGGATCACCCCAGGATCGAAGCAATCGGCATCTATGGTGATATAGACCTTATCCTTGAGGCTTTCTACCACTTCTTCCACCCAATCCTCTTTCCTTGCGCCCACTATATCCTTTGCCCAGAAGACCCTGGTGTTTAACTTGGGGAGTGCCTTCGCTTCTTCAGAGGAAAGGCTTCTTATCCCTACCTGAACCAGGGGACATAGCTCTACCACCCGACGCATCACCGAAGCGTGACTGAAGGGGGTATCGTAATACCTATCCCTGAGATCGGCGTGAGCATCGAGCTGGAGGACGGAGAGCTCAGCATATACCTCGTTATGGGCGCGGATCAGGGGGTAGGATATGGAATGTTCCCCGCCGAGTCCTACCACAAACTTCCCATCGGAAAGAAGCGTCTGCGCTCTTTTGTATACCGCCTCGATCATTGCCCTTGGACCCTCGGCTATCGGCTCCGCTTCAGGGAGGGTGTGGATACCGACATCAGCGGGAGTCTTCTCGAGCTCCTCATCGTAGAGCTCCATAAACCGGGAAGCTTCAATTATCTCCCTTGGAGCAAATCTTGAACCCGGAAGGTAGGATGAGGTGAATTCGTAGGGTATGGGAAAGATCACCACCCGGGAACGCTGATAATCGGAAAGCTCCCGAGGAAGGGCGGCGAAATTTCCCGGGAGAAAAGAGAGCTCAGCCATTATTGTAAACGACCTTCGTCTTCATTCCGAACTCGAATCTGGGGAAATTTCTCTTCTTCCTGTTTTCGGGATGGGCCGTTGCCAATGCGTGGGCGATGATGGGAAGAGCGATGGTTCCGTCACAGTAGACCGATACCTTGTCCGCGTCCTTAGCTATTTTTCCCCAGCTGACCGCTTCGGAGAAGGTGCAACCGGAGAGCCCTCCCCAATGGGGTGGGTCAGCTACTATCTGAACGGCGTATTTATGGCCCGGGGTTGGTCCATCGCCCATATAATTTGCGGTTACCTCGGTCTGTTGGATGAAGTTCTTCGGCGTGCCTCCGCCGATATAGATCACCCCTGTTTCCTTCGAATTCTTGGCTATCTCCGCCGTCTCCACCACATCCCTTATCACATCGAATACGACATCGAGCGTTCCCCGGAAGCGGTTTAGAGCGATCTCTATCCCGATTGAGGAATCACCGATGGCAGGGCAGTAGATGGGAACCCCCGCCTCGTATGCGGAACGAACAATCCCTTCCTCCACGCCTTTTTTCGCAAGGTACTCCCCAAGACGATAAAAATACTCTCTGGTGGTGATCGGTTTTCCCTGAGGAAGGGTGGCGCTGAAGGTTTTTATTTCTTCATCGGTAGCCAGGAATTCCTTCTCCCGGGCGAAGGTATCATAGATTCGGTCGATCCCCTCCTCCCGAAGGAGTTCATCGTCTACATTGGGTGAGCCGAGATAATGATATCGCCCCAAGGTCTCGTGGATGTCGTGGAAGAGATTGGCACCGGTTGAGACGAGACAATCTATAAATCTATTCTTTACCAGGAAGGATATAACCCGCCTCATCCCCGCAGGAACCATTGCCCCAGCCAAGCCGAAGAAGATAGTCGTCTCTCCGGAAAGCATCTTCTCCCAGACGCGAAAAGCAGTAGCTAAGTTTCTTCCCTGAAACGATATCTCCTCCATTCTCCTTAAGAGATCCGCTACATTAGCCCCCTCCTTCACCTCGATGGGATGGGTAGGAGTGAGCTTGAATCTTTCCTCCATTTCCTCCTCCTTCAGTCAGATGAAGATGCAGGCGGCGATTACCGTGGTCCAGAGGCCATTTTTGTCGCCCACCGCGGTTTGAGTTATACTTCTCGTACGAACCACTTTATCTGAGATGAGATAGATCTCCTTTTTTTCATCCCAGCTTTTGTCCGGATCGAAGGGGAGACCCAGGGTTGTTGCCAACATCTCTGCTGCTAACTCCTCGGCACAGTCGCTTGCCACCCTATCCTTCTCCCCGAAGCTATGGTGCTCTGATATGTAGCCGTAGAGGTTTTTGTTTTTAGGCCTCGCTAATCCTATGGAGGCAGCGACTAAACGATGGGGCTCGTTGGTGGAGTTCTCTGCCATCACACAATAAAGGATTTGTCCCGGTTTTAGGAGTTTTAATCCTTTTTCTTTGGAGATTAATTCACAGCCTGGTGGGAAGATGCTAGATACCTTAACAAGGTTGCAATGGGCGATACCCGCAGACCTCAGGGCAAGCTCGAAGGAGGTTAGCCTTTGGCGATGCCTGCCCACACCCTTGGTGAGAAAAGCCTTCTTCGGTATGTAACCGTTCATTTGATTTTAGCGGTAGCTCCTCACTCATAAAAGCCTTTCTTTAAGGTTAACTTGAGAGTAATAAAAGTAGCACAAGGAACGAGGAATGTCAATCCGTTTTTCCCCTTATTTTATAACGAAATCTATCCTCCCTGAAGCAGAGCTTTTACCCACTTTATCCTGCACCAGCACCTGGAGGGTGTAGTTCCCGGGTTGGAAATGGCGCAGTCGAAAACGGGTGAGCACGCTTCGGTTCCTCTGGGAAGATGAGGGGAGGAAATAGGCAGGTGCTTTGGAGTAAAACCTCCCATTCCGGAAAAATATGTAATCGATACGGCAGGATGTCTTCCCCGTTTTTTTGTTTAAACGAAGATTGTAGATCTCGTAGAATAGGTTTAATTCACCTCGAGAGTAGAAGATCCTTCGCAGATTGGGGACAATCCTATAGTTGGAAAGAGTAAATGGTTCGTTTCTCTCCCCTTCTTCTCTGAGCACCTTTATCTCCTTTGCCTCCCGGCTAAGGATGAGACTGCTTATGGCAAGTTTTCCGTTAGAAAAATCCGGTACACTTAATCCTTCTTCCGTCTGATATATCAATCGATTGGAAAGGCAGTCTTTTACTAAAAGAAGTATCTTATACCGCCCTGGTGGGAGAACGAGAGGGAATTGAACATAGAGGAGTTCATCCGTCAAATTGCGGAACCTCCTTAGTGAAAGCCCGTAGGAGATCTTTACCCCATCCTCTGCTTTGATCTTCCCCCTTTTATCTCTCACCAAAAGGCGAATATCGAGAGTGGCGTAATTCATCCTTCCCCTCAGTTTATAGAGAGAATCGCGGTAATAGACGCCAACAGTGATCGGGGCTAGAGAGAGTTTCCTTCTTAGTTGGAAGGTAGCCTTTTCAAGTAAGGGTTTTACCGATGATGGTTGATAAGGAGGAGAGAGAAGTTTGCCCAATGGCAGAGGGAAAGGCAAGGTCAACCGGCTTATGTGAATTTCGCTCGCAATCCTTCGTTCTTCGTAAACTCGGTTGATTAAGGATGGATTTATTACTCCTCTTCGCGGGTAATGAGTTAATTTTATGCCCCGCCATTTGCTTCCGATCGAAAGTAAATCCTCTGAAAAAGCATTTTTTAGTGAGAGGAGCCGTTTCTTTGTTATGGAAGGGAGGGTTAATGTTCCAGTGCCAGAGGGATCGAAAAAGCTAAAAGCGAGATGGTTGTATCCCCCAATTGTAGTCCGATAAATCCACACCTCTTTCGGAGCGTTAGACCCTGCTTTGGGGTTTTTCTCCACCTCACTCGGGGGACCAAGGAGGATATATACCAGACCTTTATCCGTTTTCCATCCAGGAAGTCCCTTCCTACTGAAATAGCGGTTGGCGAAGGATATCCTTTTTTCTACTTCCAGTTTAAACTCGTTTATCGCCGTGGTTAGATCGGGGTCGTGAAGCCACCAGAATTCTTTGAGGAATCGGTCCCTTTCTGTCTTTAGAGTGAGGGAGGAGAATATCTTCTGCTCCGTTTCGGTAAAGAAATAGAAAGCAGGGTGAGAAGGGAACTTCTTTATCCTCTTTCCCTGAGAAAGAAGGGGAAAGATAATAAAAGGAGCAATAACAATGAATAAAACCCTTTTCCACATTGGATCTTCCGCCTGCTCCCGTTATAACAGAAGAGAGAGAAGCTAACTGTAATATAGAAAACAATTTCAATATTATTATGCCATTAATTATACACTGAAACACTCCTTAAGGGAAGAAGGAAGGGAGTTAATCCGATATCAAGGGCTTAAAAAGAAGAAATGCGATATTTTCTGATCATTTTCTTCTAACGGCTGTAGCGGAACCAGCGGATTACCTCAACTAAACTTGGTCTCTTCCCGTACATCAATATCCCCACCCGGAATATCTTGGCTACCAGCTTTATCATAAGGAAGATGGTAGCTATCAGGAGCCCGATGGAAAGAAGCACCTGCCAGAGCGGAGGCATCACCGTGCTTACCCTCATAAACATAACCATAGGGGAGAAAAAGGGAATGATGGAAAGGGCGACGGTTGTTGGGGTGCTTGGGTTCTGGATTAAGAAGGGAGCGATTATCATCGGGACTATGAGAAAGCCGATGACGAGGGACTGAAGCTGCTGCGCATCCTCCATCGTTCGGCAGAGGGCGCCTATCCCGGCATACAGTGTGGCAAAGAGGAAGTAGCCCAGGATGAAGAAGATGACGAAGAAAACGATGGTTGTCGCCGATATTAAGGCGGTGCCCGGTGCGATCAAACCAGCACCGAACTTGATGATGAGAAGCCCTGCAAGCCCCCAGACCAGATACTGGGTGAGCCCCACTGCCCCTACGCCGAGGACCTTCCCCATCATCAGCTGGTTGGGATTGACCGAGGAAAGGAGTATCTCCACCACCCGGTTCGATTTCTCTTCGATGATCCCTCGCATTATGGCGACCCCGTACATTAGTATGGTCATATAGAGGATCACCACGAAGATCATCGTCCCAACGTATTCACTGGCAAACGAGCTCTTCTTCTCCTTCCCCTTGGCTATCTTTATCGTCTTGAGGTCAACCCGGGCCATCAATTTCTTGATCTTCGCCGAGTCCAAGCCCTCCTTTTTCAACCTCTCTTCCGATACTATCTCGTTCAAGGCGGTGGCGATCCTTCTTATTTCGGCTATGTTGCTCACATTCCGGGCGTAGTATTCCGCTTTTCCCCGCTCTATTATGTCCGCAGGGATAATCATATAGGCATCGAGCCTTTTTTTATCTATGTCCTTGGCTAAAGATTTCTTCACTGAAGAAAGCTCCTCTGCCCTTGCCGGTACCAGGGAGAGTTGGTATTTCCTTTTCCCTCCTTTTATCTTCTCGTCAAGAGCCTTGTAAAGGGGCTGATAGATCTTCCCTGAAAGATCGACGACCGCTATCTTCCGTTCCTTTCCCACCGACATAGTGGTAAGGTATCCAGGAAGGATGATCAATCCCGCCATAAGGATGGGACCGAGAAGGGTACTTATGATGAAACTCTTTCTCCTCACCCGTTCGAAGTATTCTCGCCATATTATCTGAAGTGTCTTCTCCATCATCCCTCTCCTTTCACCTGGTCGATGAATATATCGGTTAGCGACGGCTCGACCAGCTCAAACCGGTTAATGGTGAGCCGAGAGACCGCTTCCTTAAGGATCGCATTGGGATCGGTTCCTTTTTTCAGGGTAAGCTCAACATAGTTCCCGTAATCGTTCACCTTCGCTACCCCGGGAAGCGATTTGAGAAATTCACCATTACCGGTAAAGGACATCACCACCGTATTCTTTCCGTAGCGTTTCTTTATCTCATGAAGGGGACCGTCGAGCACCTTTTTCCCCTTATTTATAAGGAAGATGTTATGACACATTCGTTCTACCTGCTCCATCTGATGGGTGGAGAAGATGACCGTAGCCCCTTCCCGATTGAGCTCCAGGATGATGTCTTTTAGCAGGTTGGTGTTTACCGGATCGAGGCCTGCAAATGGCTCGTCGAGTATTAGAAGCTCCGGCCTGTTGATCACCGTGGCTACGAACTGAAGCTTCTGCTGCATTCCCTTCGAGAGCTCTTCCACCTTCTTCTCCTTGTAATCGCTAAGCTCCACTCGATAAAGCCAGTAGTCCACCGCCTCTTTCGCCTCTTTGGAGGGAAGAGATTTCAGCCGGGCGAGATAGTAGAGGAGTTCTCCTATCTTCATCTTGGTGTAGAGACCTCTTTCCTCGGGAAGGTAGCCGATGCGATCCTTTATCCGGTCGGTTAGTGGTTCGCCGAAGACCAATATCTCCCCAGAATCGGGCGCGATGATGTCCAATGCCATCCTGATGGTGGTGGTCTTCCCTGCCCCATTCGGTCCCAAGAAACCGTAGATGGAGCCCTCTTCCACCGTTAGGGAGACCCGATCCACGGCGAGGAATTGGTCGTAGCTCTTTGATACCTCTCTTATCTCCAAGACTGTCATCTGCCACCTCGCTTTTCTTTCAACCCATCCCTCTTCTCATAAATCATATACGCTGATTTTTATACTTTGTTCAAGAAATTTTACACCTTTGGTTAAAAACAGTAAAGGGAGCGTATTGAAGACTTCGGGGTCAAGAAGATCCGAAGTCAAGGGTGGGGGCGTCGATGCCGAAGTGACGATAGGCTAACGGGGTGGCTTTCCTTCCCCTCGGAGTGCGATCGAGGAACCCTATCTGGAGGAGGAACGGTTCGTGGATGTCCTCGATGGCATCTTTCTCCTCGCCGATCGCCGCCGCCAAGGTGTTCAGTCCCACTGGTCCCCCGTTGAACTTCTTTATTATGGTCAGGAGTATCCTCCTATCTATCTCATCGAAGCCGTAGCTATCCACCTGGAGTAGCTCAAGGGAGGAAAGTGCCACCTTATGGGTTATCCTTCCCTCCGCCCTTACCTGGGCGTAATCCCTTATCCTCCTTAAGAGGCGATTGGCTATCCTCGGGGTACCCCGAGACCTTCTGGCTATCTCCCCTATCGCCTTTTCCTCTATCTCTACCTTAAGTAGCCTTGCCGAACGGCGGATGATGGCGGATAGCTCCTCCGGGGTATAGAAGTCAAGCCGATGGACGATGCCGAACCTTCCCCTTAAGGGCGAGGTGAGAAGCCCGGTCCTGGTGGTTGCCCCGACCAGGGTGAATCGGGGAAGGGTTAGTTTCACCGTGCGGGCGCTTGGTCCCTGCCCGATGACCAGATCGAGCCGATATTCCTCCATCGCCGGGTAGAGGATCTCCTCGATGACCCGGCTTAGGCGGTGAATCTCATCGATGAAGAGGACCTCGTGCTCGGAGAGGTTGGTGAGAATGGCGGCTAAATCTCCCTGTCGTTCGATGGCGGGTCCAGAGGTCGCCCTTATCCCCACCCCGAGTTCGTTGGCGATGATGTGCGCCAGGGTGGTTTTGCCCAGCCCCGGAGGACCGGATATCAGCACATGGTCGAGCGGTTCCCCCCTTTTTTTCGCCGCCTCGATCGCTACCTTGAGGTTTTCCTTTATCCTCTCCTGCCCCACGAACTCGGAGAGGCTCTTCGGACGGAGGGTGGTCTCGAAGCTTTTATCGTCGCCGATCGGCTCTACCGAGGTAACCTCCTCTTCCCTTTCTTCCCTTTTTTCATCCTCGGTCATATTCTTCCCCTCCCGAGTACCCTTAACGCCTCCCGAAGCAGAGCCTCAAGGGGAGCATCCCCTCCATATTTCTTTAACGCCGCCTCAGCCGCCTCAGCTGCTTCCCCCCGCCGGTAGCCGAGGTTTATCAAGGCAGAGACTATCTCCCCTTTGGTTTTGGCATAGGGAATGCTCATTGTGCTGACACCCACCTCTTTCTCCACCAGGTCCCGCATCTTGTCCTTGAGCTCGAGGAGGACTCGTTCCGCCGTCTTCCTCCCGATCCCGGGTATGGCAGATAAGCGGAACACATCTTGATCTCGAACCGCAGAAAGTAGCTCAGGGACAGGAACACCGGAGAGGATGATGAGAGCCACTCGAGGACCAACTCCGGAGATGCTGAGCAGACGGGAGAATACCTCCCGCTCCACCTCGGTGAGGAAACCGTAAAGGGAGAGTTCATCCTCGCGGACATAGGTGTAGATATGAAGCGCTACCTTTCCTCCCTCCTCCGGCAGTTCGTAGAAGGTAGAAAGGGGAATGCGGACCTCATAACCCACCCCTCCTACATCGAGGATGAGCTGGTTCGGCTCCTTCTTGGCGATGGTTCCGGAAAGACGGGCGATCATAGCCTTTCCCCCTCGATGAGCCGTTTCAGACGGAGGGAGTGGGCATGGCAGATAGCGAGGGCTAAGGCATCGGTGGCATCGGGTGAGGAGGGCGGAGGATCGATCGATAAGAGAGCGCTTACCATCTGCTTCACCTGGTCTTTCCCCGCCCTTCCATAGCCCACCACCGCGCTTTTCACCTCGAGTGGGCTATATTCGAATAGAGGAACCCCTGAGCTCGCAACGGCAAAAAGGATTCCTCCCCTTACCTGGCCAAGTTTTATCGCCGTTTTCGCGTTTTTGGCGTAGAAGAGATCCTCAAGTGCCACCGCCTCCGGCTGATATTTTGATATTAGTTCCTCTATCTTTCTTGTTATCAGGAGGATTTTCTCGGGAAAGGAGGCTTTTGCCGGAGGGACGATCGCCCCACAGGTGATAAAGGCAAGCTCCTCCCCTACCAAATCCACAATGCCATAGCCGGTCTTGAGGGAGCCGGGGTCTATACCCAATATCCGCAACTTATCACCGCCTCACAATCAACTTGGCAGATCCGCCTCATCTATATCGAAATTCGCCCACACCTTTTGGACATCATCGAGCTCCTCAAGCCCCTCGAGGAGGCTGAGGAGCTGGCGTACCTTGCTTCCCGTTACCTTCACCGTATTTTTGGGTAGCATCGCAACTTCGGCAACCGCCACCTCCACGCCATTTGTCCGGAGTGCTTCTGCCACCTGATCCAGGCTTTCAGGCGGGGTGATTATCTCATAGTTCGAGGCGTCGTCCCGCATATCTTCCGCCCCTGCTTCGAGGACTATCTCCATAAGTTTGTCCTCGC
This sequence is a window from Acidobacteriota bacterium. Protein-coding genes within it:
- the ruvA gene encoding Holliday junction branch migration protein RuvA gives rise to the protein MIARLSGTIAKKEPNQLILDVGGVGYEVRIPLSTFYELPEEGGKVALHIYTYVREDELSLYGFLTEVEREVFSRLLSISGVGPRVALIILSGVPVPELLSAVRDQDVFRLSAIPGIGRKTAERVLLELKDKMRDLVEKEVGVSTMSIPYAKTKGEIVSALINLGYRRGEAAEAAEAALKKYGGDAPLEALLREALRVLGRGRI
- the ruvC gene encoding crossover junction endodeoxyribonuclease RuvC, with protein sequence MRILGIDPGSLKTGYGIVDLVGEELAFITCGAIVPPAKASFPEKILLITRKIEELISKYQPEAVALEDLFYAKNAKTAIKLGQVRGGILFAVASSGVPLFEYSPLEVKSAVVGYGRAGKDQVKQMVSALLSIDPPPSSPDATDALALAICHAHSLRLKRLIEGERL